In one Pseudomonas sp. SG20056 genomic region, the following are encoded:
- the fabI gene encoding enoyl-ACP reductase FabI: protein MGFLSGKRVLIVGVASKLSIASGIAAAMHREGAELAFTYQNEKLKGRVEGFAADWGSNADLCFPCDVANDEEIASVFEALSKKWDGLDCIVHSVGFAPGDQLDGDFTDVTTREGFRIAHDISAYSFVALAKAGREMMKGRNGSLLTLSYLGAERTMPNYNVMGMAKASLEAGVRYLAGSLGPEGTRVNAISAGPIRTLAASGIKSFRKMLAANEKQTPLRRNVTIEEVGNAGAFLCSDLASGVSGEIMYVDGGFNTTAMGAMEE, encoded by the coding sequence ATGGGTTTTCTAAGCGGCAAGCGCGTACTGATCGTTGGCGTCGCCAGCAAACTGTCCATTGCCTCCGGTATCGCAGCAGCCATGCACCGTGAAGGCGCCGAACTGGCCTTCACCTATCAAAACGAAAAGCTCAAAGGCCGCGTTGAAGGCTTTGCCGCTGATTGGGGCTCGAACGCTGACCTGTGCTTCCCATGCGATGTGGCAAACGATGAGGAAATCGCCTCGGTCTTCGAAGCCCTGAGCAAGAAGTGGGACGGCCTGGATTGCATCGTGCACTCCGTTGGCTTCGCCCCAGGCGACCAACTGGACGGCGACTTCACCGACGTCACCACCCGCGAAGGCTTCCGCATCGCTCACGACATCAGTGCCTACAGCTTCGTCGCTCTGGCCAAAGCCGGCCGCGAAATGATGAAAGGCCGCAATGGTAGCCTGCTGACCCTGTCCTACCTGGGCGCCGAGCGCACCATGCCTAACTACAACGTGATGGGCATGGCCAAGGCCAGCCTGGAAGCCGGTGTACGCTACCTGGCTGGCAGCCTCGGCCCAGAAGGCACACGCGTCAACGCCATCTCTGCAGGCCCGATCCGCACCCTGGCCGCCTCTGGTATCAAGAGCTTCCGCAAAATGCTCGCAGCCAATGAGAAGCAGACCCCACTGCGTCGTAACGTGACCATCGAAGAAGTCGGCAACGCCGGCGCCTTCCTCTGCTCCGACCTGGCCTCGGGCGTCAGCGGCGAGATCATGTATGTCGACGGTGGCTTCAACACCACAGCCATGGGCGCCATGGAAGAGTAA
- a CDS encoding ABC transporter ATP-binding protein, whose translation MTDSNTLIEVRDLAVEFVTGSLKQRVLEGVSFDIKRGETLALVGESGSGKSVTAHSILRLLPYPLAQHPSGSIHYAGQDLLKLNENKLRGIRGNRIAMVFQEPMTSLNPLHSIEKQINEVLALHKGLRGKAATARTLELLELVGIPEPHKRLKAYPHELSGGQRQRVVIAMALANEPELLIADEPTTALDVTVQLKILELLKDLQARLGMAILLISHDLNLVRRIAHRVCVMQRGHIVEQAACETLFKDPQHPYTRELLGAEPTGGPVDQPPGKTMLEIDNLRVWFPIKKGLLRRTVDHVKAVDGINFSLPQGHTLGIVGESGSGKSTLGLAILRLLGSQGGIRFQGQAIDQLSQHDVRPLRRQMQVVFQDPFGSLSPRMSVGQIVGEGLQIHRMGSEAEQEQAIIAALVEVGLDPETRHRYPHEFSGGQRQRIAIARALVLKPALILLDEPTSALDRTVQRQVVELLRSLQAKYNLTYLFISHDLAVVRALSHQVMVVKQGKVVEQGPAERVFAAPQDIYTQQLLEAAFMVPAG comes from the coding sequence ATGACCGACTCCAACACCCTCATCGAAGTCCGCGACCTGGCTGTCGAATTCGTCACCGGCAGTCTGAAACAGCGTGTGCTGGAAGGCGTCAGCTTCGATATTAAGCGCGGCGAAACCCTGGCCCTGGTGGGCGAAAGCGGCTCCGGCAAATCGGTCACCGCGCACTCCATCCTGCGCCTGCTGCCCTACCCGCTGGCTCAACACCCCAGCGGCAGCATTCACTACGCCGGGCAAGACCTGCTCAAACTGAACGAGAACAAACTGCGTGGCATCCGTGGCAACCGCATCGCCATGGTCTTTCAGGAGCCCATGACCTCGCTGAACCCGCTGCACAGCATCGAGAAGCAGATCAACGAAGTGCTGGCCCTGCATAAAGGCCTGCGCGGTAAGGCCGCCACAGCACGTACCCTGGAGTTGCTCGAGCTGGTCGGTATTCCTGAACCGCACAAGCGCCTCAAGGCCTACCCACATGAGTTATCCGGTGGCCAACGCCAGCGCGTGGTGATCGCCATGGCCCTGGCCAATGAGCCGGAACTGCTAATTGCTGACGAGCCCACCACCGCGCTGGACGTCACCGTGCAGTTGAAGATCCTTGAACTGCTCAAGGACCTGCAGGCGCGCCTGGGCATGGCGATTCTGCTGATCAGCCACGACCTCAACCTGGTGCGACGGATTGCCCACCGTGTGTGCGTGATGCAGCGCGGGCATATCGTCGAACAGGCGGCCTGCGAAACGCTGTTTAAAGACCCACAACACCCCTATACCCGCGAGCTGCTGGGAGCCGAACCCACTGGCGGCCCGGTCGATCAGCCGCCTGGCAAAACTATGCTGGAAATCGACAACCTGCGTGTCTGGTTCCCGATCAAGAAGGGCCTGCTGCGCCGCACGGTCGACCATGTCAAAGCCGTGGACGGCATCAACTTCAGCCTGCCGCAGGGTCATACCTTGGGCATCGTCGGTGAAAGCGGCTCGGGAAAATCCACCCTGGGTCTGGCGATCCTGCGCTTGCTCGGCAGCCAAGGCGGCATCCGCTTCCAGGGCCAGGCGATCGACCAGCTCTCGCAACATGACGTTCGCCCACTGCGCCGGCAGATGCAGGTGGTGTTTCAGGACCCCTTTGGCAGCCTCAGCCCGCGCATGTCAGTGGGCCAGATTGTTGGCGAGGGTTTGCAGATTCACCGTATGGGCAGCGAGGCCGAGCAGGAACAAGCCATCATCGCCGCACTTGTAGAGGTCGGCCTTGACCCGGAAACCCGCCACCGTTATCCCCATGAGTTCTCCGGCGGCCAGCGCCAACGTATCGCCATCGCCCGCGCACTGGTGCTGAAACCTGCACTGATCCTGCTGGATGAGCCAACTTCGGCCCTCGACCGCACCGTGCAGCGCCAGGTCGTCGAATTACTGCGTTCGCTTCAGGCCAAATACAACCTGACCTACTTGTTCATCAGCCATGACCTGGCCGTGGTCAGGGCCCTTAGCCACCAGGTGATGGTGGTGAAACAAGGCAAAGTGGTCGAACAAGGCCCGGCTGAACGTGTCTTTGCCGCGCCACAGGACATCTATACACAACAGTTGCTGGAAGCGGCCTTTATGGTCCCAGCTGGCTAA
- a CDS encoding ABC transporter permease, which yields MKLSPINQRRFQLFKAHKRGWWSLWVFLALFFVTLGAELIANDKPLVVGYDSELYFPVFKRYPETTFGGEFPLQANYKSPYIQELIKEKDGWMIWPPIRYSYSSINYDLQVPAPAPPSAENLLGTDDQGRDVLARVIYGFRISVLFALILTLASSVIGVFAGALQGFYGGWVDLAGQRFLEIWSGLPVLYLLIILASFVQPNFWWLLGIMLLFSWMSLVDVVRAEFLRGRNLEYVRAARALGMQNGSIMFRHILPNAMISTMTFMPFILTGAIGTLTALDFLGFGLPPGAPSLGELVAQGKSNLQAPWLGISAFAVLALMLSLLVFIGEAARDAFDPRK from the coding sequence ATGAAACTGTCCCCAATCAATCAACGCCGCTTCCAGCTGTTCAAGGCACACAAACGCGGCTGGTGGTCGCTGTGGGTGTTCCTCGCACTGTTCTTCGTCACCCTCGGTGCAGAACTGATCGCCAACGACAAACCGCTGGTGGTGGGCTACGACAGCGAACTGTATTTCCCGGTATTCAAGCGCTACCCGGAAACCACCTTCGGCGGTGAATTCCCGCTGCAGGCCAACTACAAAAGCCCTTACATCCAAGAGCTGATCAAGGAAAAGGACGGCTGGATGATCTGGCCGCCGATCCGCTACAGCTACTCCAGCATCAATTACGACCTGCAAGTGCCCGCCCCAGCGCCACCCTCAGCGGAAAACCTGCTGGGCACTGATGACCAGGGCCGCGATGTTCTGGCACGGGTGATTTATGGCTTCCGCATTTCCGTGCTGTTTGCCCTGATCCTGACCTTGGCCAGCTCGGTGATCGGCGTGTTTGCCGGCGCCCTGCAGGGCTTCTATGGCGGCTGGGTCGACTTGGCCGGGCAGCGTTTTCTGGAAATCTGGTCCGGCCTGCCTGTGCTCTACCTGCTGATCATCCTCGCCAGCTTCGTGCAGCCGAACTTCTGGTGGCTGCTGGGCATCATGCTGCTGTTCTCTTGGATGAGCCTGGTGGATGTGGTGCGCGCCGAGTTCCTGCGTGGGCGCAACCTGGAATACGTACGCGCAGCCCGTGCCCTGGGCATGCAGAACGGCTCGATCATGTTCCGCCATATCCTGCCCAACGCGATGATTTCCACCATGACCTTTATGCCGTTTATCCTCACCGGCGCGATCGGCACCCTCACCGCGCTGGATTTCCTCGGCTTCGGCCTGCCTCCTGGCGCGCCGTCACTCGGCGAGCTGGTGGCCCAGGGCAAATCCAACCTGCAAGCGCCCTGGCTCGGTATTAGTGCCTTTGCCGTGCTCGCCCTGATGCTCAGCCTGCTGGTGTTTATCGGCGAAGCGGCACGTGATGCCTTCGATCCGAGGAAATGA
- a CDS encoding microcin C ABC transporter permease YejB, giving the protein MLAYIFRRLLLIIPTLFGILLINFIIIQAAPGGPVEQMIAKLEGFDGATSRIAGGGAEVSVAGSNYRGAQGLDPELVAEIERMYGFDKSAPERFWLMLKSYAQLDFGSSFFRDAEVIDLIIEKMPVSISLGLWSTLIMYLVSIPLGIAKATRHGSAFDVWTSSAIIIGYAIPAFLFAILLIVLFAGGSYWDWFPLRGLTSNNFDELSFTGKLLDYFWHLALPVTALVIGNFATLTLLTKNSFLDEINKQYVVTARAKGLSNNRVLYGHVFRNAMLIIIAGFPAAFIGIFFTGSLLIEVIFSLDGLGLMSFEAAINRDYPVVFGTLFIFTLLGLVVKLIGDITYTLVDPRIDFESREG; this is encoded by the coding sequence ATGCTGGCGTATATCTTTCGTCGGCTGTTGCTGATCATCCCCACGCTGTTCGGCATTCTGCTGATCAACTTCATCATCATCCAGGCCGCCCCCGGTGGCCCGGTCGAGCAGATGATCGCCAAGCTGGAAGGCTTTGACGGCGCTACCAGCCGGATTGCCGGCGGCGGTGCCGAAGTTTCGGTGGCCGGTTCCAACTACCGCGGCGCCCAGGGCCTGGACCCCGAGCTGGTGGCAGAAATTGAGCGCATGTACGGCTTCGATAAATCCGCCCCGGAACGCTTCTGGCTGATGCTCAAGAGCTACGCGCAGCTGGACTTTGGCTCGAGCTTCTTCCGCGATGCGGAGGTCATCGACCTGATCATCGAGAAGATGCCGGTGTCGATCTCCCTGGGGCTGTGGAGCACGCTGATCATGTACCTGGTGTCGATCCCGCTGGGCATTGCCAAGGCCACCCGCCACGGCAGCGCCTTCGACGTCTGGACCAGCTCGGCGATCATCATCGGTTACGCCATCCCTGCCTTCCTCTTCGCCATTCTGCTGATCGTGCTGTTTGCTGGCGGCAGCTACTGGGACTGGTTCCCGCTGCGCGGGCTGACCTCGAACAATTTCGACGAACTGAGCTTTACCGGCAAGCTGCTCGACTATTTCTGGCACCTGGCGCTGCCCGTCACGGCACTGGTAATCGGCAACTTCGCCACCCTGACGCTGCTGACCAAAAACAGCTTTCTCGATGAGATCAACAAACAGTACGTGGTCACCGCTCGCGCCAAGGGCCTGAGTAACAACCGCGTGCTCTATGGCCATGTGTTCCGTAACGCCATGCTGATCATCATCGCCGGCTTCCCGGCGGCCTTTATCGGCATTTTCTTTACCGGCTCATTGCTGATCGAGGTGATCTTCTCCCTCGACGGCCTGGGCCTGATGAGTTTCGAGGCCGCAATCAACCGCGATTACCCGGTGGTGTTCGGCACCCTGTTTATCTTCACGTTGCTGGGCCTGGTGGTGAAATTGATCGGCGACATTACCTACACACTGGTCGATCCGCGTATCGACTTCGAAAGCCGGGAGGGTTGA
- a CDS encoding extracellular solute-binding protein: MTHALRALFIHISSIALLGVASLALAGPKHAQTLYDEPPKYPANFKHFDYVNPDAPKGGTLRQAGFGGFDSLNPFISKGVSEENIGIIYDSLTRPSLDEPFTVYGLLAEKIEKAPDNAWVRFYLRPEARFHDGQPVTAEDVKFSFDTLMSKGAPMYRGYYADVEKVEVEQPNSVRFVFKQAGNRELPLIVGQLPVLPKHWWAERDFSKGSLDVPLGSGPYKVADVQAGRSIRYERVKDWWGKDLPVNRGFYNFDNLEIDYYRDNTVALEALKAGQFDYWLETSAKNWATAYNTPAVANGQLIKEEIANRNPTGMQGFIFNTRRPLFSDRRVREALGLLFDYEWTNRQLFNGAYTRTRSYFDNSELASIGLPSADELKLLEPLRAQIPPQVFTDEYQPSVTDGSGIIREQQRRAYQLLQEAGWRVDSDRMLDSTGKPVTIEFLLAQAEFERVLLPFKRNLADLGIELVIRRVDVSQYVNRERSRDYDLIVRGFGQSNSPGNEQREYWHSSSADNPGSRNFIGLKDPAVDSLVEGLINADSRQSLITHTRALDRVLLWGHYVVPNWHIKTWRVAYWNRFEHPKISPKYDIGLYTWWAREKSPEAVADEAAAHPAVDVEQ, from the coding sequence ATGACCCATGCATTGCGCGCCCTGTTTATCCACATCAGCAGCATTGCCCTGCTTGGTGTCGCCAGCCTGGCCCTGGCCGGCCCCAAGCACGCACAAACCCTGTATGACGAACCACCGAAATACCCGGCCAACTTCAAACACTTCGACTACGTAAACCCCGATGCGCCCAAGGGCGGCACCCTGCGCCAGGCCGGTTTTGGCGGCTTCGATAGCCTCAACCCCTTCATTTCCAAGGGCGTATCTGAAGAAAATATAGGCATCATCTACGACAGCCTGACGCGCCCCAGCCTGGATGAACCCTTCACCGTTTACGGCCTGCTCGCGGAAAAAATCGAAAAAGCCCCGGACAACGCCTGGGTACGCTTCTATCTGCGCCCCGAGGCACGCTTCCATGACGGTCAGCCGGTGACCGCCGAAGACGTCAAGTTCAGCTTCGATACGCTGATGAGCAAAGGCGCACCGATGTACCGCGGCTACTACGCCGATGTCGAAAAGGTCGAGGTCGAACAACCCAACAGTGTCCGTTTTGTCTTCAAGCAGGCTGGGAACCGTGAGCTGCCGCTGATCGTCGGCCAATTGCCAGTTTTGCCAAAGCACTGGTGGGCAGAACGTGACTTCAGTAAAGGCAGCCTCGATGTGCCGCTGGGCAGTGGGCCTTACAAGGTGGCGGACGTGCAGGCCGGCCGTTCAATTCGCTATGAGCGGGTCAAGGACTGGTGGGGCAAGGACTTGCCGGTCAATCGCGGGTTCTACAATTTCGACAACCTGGAAATCGACTACTACCGCGACAACACCGTCGCCCTTGAAGCACTCAAGGCTGGGCAATTCGACTATTGGCTGGAAACCAGCGCAAAGAACTGGGCCACCGCCTACAACACCCCCGCAGTTGCCAATGGACAGCTGATCAAGGAAGAGATCGCCAATCGCAACCCCACCGGAATGCAGGGCTTTATCTTCAACACCCGCCGTCCGTTGTTCAGTGACCGCCGTGTGCGCGAAGCCCTGGGCCTGCTGTTCGATTACGAGTGGACCAATCGTCAACTGTTCAACGGCGCCTACACACGCACGCGCAGTTATTTCGACAACTCCGAACTGGCCTCCATCGGCCTACCATCCGCTGATGAGTTGAAGCTTCTGGAGCCGCTGCGCGCGCAGATTCCACCTCAGGTATTTACCGACGAATATCAGCCCTCGGTCACCGATGGCAGCGGCATCATTCGTGAGCAGCAGCGCCGCGCCTATCAATTGCTCCAGGAAGCCGGCTGGCGTGTCGATAGCGACAGGATGCTCGATAGCACGGGCAAACCGGTGACCATCGAATTCCTGCTGGCGCAAGCCGAATTCGAGCGAGTTCTACTACCGTTTAAACGCAACCTAGCCGACCTGGGCATTGAACTGGTGATCCGCCGCGTCGATGTATCCCAGTACGTCAATCGGGAGCGCTCGCGTGACTATGATCTGATTGTAAGAGGCTTTGGTCAGTCCAACTCCCCTGGCAACGAGCAGCGCGAATACTGGCACTCCAGCAGCGCCGACAATCCCGGTAGCCGTAACTTTATCGGCCTGAAAGACCCGGCCGTGGATAGCCTGGTCGAGGGTCTGATCAACGCCGACTCGCGCCAGAGCCTGATCACCCATACTCGCGCCCTCGACCGCGTACTGCTGTGGGGCCACTACGTGGTGCCCAACTGGCACATCAAGACCTGGCGCGTGGCCTACTGGAACCGCTTTGAACATCCCAAGATCAGCCCGAAATACGACATAGGCCTCTACACCTGGTGGGCCCGCGAGAAATCACCTGAAGCCGTAGCCGACGAAGCTGCCGCTCACCCCGCCGTAGACGTGGAGCAATAA
- a CDS encoding extracellular solute-binding protein, with product MRPLLSLLLCMAISSSAWATLYKSHGYAQFGELKYPASFTHFAWVNPEAPKGGTLRMMANGTFDTLNPYTFKGSSPISTANFLQYGVNELNAPLMVGTGAYDPSGDEPASSYGLIAESVEYSDDRSWVVFNLRPEARFHDGKPITAYDVAFSYRLLLKDGHPQYRTNLQEVKRVDILNRHSIRFVLKRAGNSLLILRLGELPVLPQHYWKSRDFKATTYEPPLGSGPYRITQVSPGRSLRFERVKDWWGTKLPVNRGKYNFDRVDVEFYRDSHVAFEAFKAGEFDIYIEQQAKNWANGYRFPALSRGEVIRTEIPHQIPTQTQALFMNTRREVFADRQVREALGLMFDFEWANRALFNSSYTRAKSYYPNSEFSARGKPEGAEWLLLSPYRKQLQARLFSEPFSMPQTDGRGIPRETLRRALGLLAEAGWKPSGQRLLNSEGQPLRFEILLVNPNLERILQPFTENLASIGIQANLRTVDRAQYKQRLDQYDFDMILLTLPQTLSPGLEQSLYFHSSQAKIKGGRNYAGVTHPVVDALIEKLLSAQSRDEQVAATRALDRVLLWQHYSIPNWYIDYHRLAYRNRFAFVTTPPYTLGLRTWWLKSMENAE from the coding sequence ATACGTCCCCTCCTCTCGCTACTTCTCTGCATGGCCATCAGTTCATCTGCCTGGGCCACCCTGTATAAAAGCCACGGTTACGCCCAGTTTGGCGAGTTGAAGTATCCCGCCAGCTTCACCCATTTCGCCTGGGTCAACCCGGAAGCCCCCAAAGGTGGCACGCTGCGGATGATGGCCAACGGTACGTTCGACACACTCAACCCCTACACCTTCAAGGGCAGCAGCCCGATCAGCACGGCCAACTTCCTGCAGTACGGAGTCAACGAGCTGAACGCACCGCTGATGGTCGGCACCGGCGCCTATGACCCGTCCGGTGACGAACCGGCCTCCAGCTACGGCCTGATCGCCGAGTCCGTGGAATACAGCGATGACCGCAGCTGGGTGGTGTTCAACCTGCGCCCCGAAGCGCGCTTTCACGACGGCAAACCGATCACTGCCTATGACGTGGCCTTCTCCTACCGCCTGCTGCTCAAGGACGGTCACCCGCAGTACCGCACCAACCTGCAGGAAGTAAAACGCGTTGACATCCTCAACCGCCACAGCATCCGTTTTGTACTCAAGCGCGCCGGCAACTCCCTGCTGATCTTGCGCCTCGGTGAGTTGCCGGTGCTGCCGCAGCACTACTGGAAAAGCCGCGACTTCAAGGCCACCACCTATGAACCGCCGCTGGGCAGCGGGCCTTACCGCATTACCCAGGTCAGCCCCGGGCGCAGCCTGCGCTTTGAGCGGGTCAAGGACTGGTGGGGTACCAAGCTGCCGGTCAACCGCGGCAAATACAATTTCGATCGGGTCGACGTAGAGTTCTACCGCGACAGCCATGTGGCATTCGAGGCGTTCAAGGCCGGCGAGTTCGACATCTATATCGAACAGCAGGCGAAGAACTGGGCCAACGGCTATCGCTTCCCGGCCTTGAGCCGTGGCGAAGTGATCCGCACCGAGATCCCGCACCAGATACCGACTCAGACCCAGGCGCTGTTTATGAATACCCGCCGCGAGGTATTTGCCGACCGCCAGGTACGCGAAGCCCTGGGCCTGATGTTCGACTTCGAATGGGCCAACCGCGCACTGTTCAACAGTTCCTACACCCGCGCGAAAAGCTACTACCCCAATAGCGAGTTCTCGGCGCGAGGCAAACCGGAAGGCGCAGAATGGCTGTTGCTCTCGCCCTACCGCAAGCAGCTGCAGGCGCGCCTGTTCAGCGAGCCGTTCAGCATGCCGCAGACCGATGGCCGGGGCATCCCGCGGGAAACCTTGCGCCGCGCCCTCGGTCTATTGGCCGAAGCCGGCTGGAAGCCATCCGGCCAACGCCTGCTCAACAGTGAGGGGCAGCCGCTGCGCTTTGAAATATTGCTGGTCAACCCAAACCTTGAACGCATTCTTCAGCCCTTTACCGAAAACCTTGCCAGCATTGGCATCCAGGCCAACCTGCGCACCGTCGACCGCGCCCAATACAAGCAGCGCCTCGACCAATACGACTTCGACATGATTCTGCTGACCCTGCCGCAAACTCTCAGCCCGGGCCTGGAGCAGTCGCTGTATTTCCACTCCTCCCAGGCCAAGATCAAAGGCGGCAGGAACTACGCCGGGGTCACCCATCCGGTGGTCGATGCACTGATTGAAAAACTACTGTCAGCACAGAGCCGCGACGAGCAAGTCGCCGCCACCCGCGCCCTTGACCGGGTACTGTTGTGGCAGCACTACAGCATTCCGAACTGGTATATCGATTACCACCGCCTGGCTTACCGCAACCGATTTGCCTTCGTCACCACGCCGCCCTACACCCTGGGCCTGCGTACCTGGTGGCTGAAATCCATGGAGAACGCTGAATGA
- a CDS encoding HDOD domain-containing protein, whose translation MQSWIDRFNQAELPALAAVVQDLHRLTLGDKSSVQQLADVLLRDAALTTKVLRIGNSVYYNPSQEPIRTISRAIVLIGFDNVRQIGLSVSLIDGLLARSSRDQLAELLARSFHAAVQARNIAGYVLTKNDEEVFIAALLHNVGELAFWGCAGDAADDLASALAQPGVDEDEVVMQLLGTSFRQLSLALVKSWNLGDTVSLAHQSTSQNDPAVKAVTLGAKISQTALDGWDTPVMEALVGQLASFIGVTPKEAMQQVLASAEETVKMAATFGASQLCKLIPNTDPEQIRLQQEQRKARLLQPNLLVLQQALQDLGLMVSRRADLGLVLDTLFKGLHQGAGLERIMLVVLADGQSCFRTKRVIGEGTEGWSHDFVLPVAQQEQPHIFSYALRNKEALWMGVPASYNLNELVTQPIRQRLGQGMFFIAPLLAGTREIGLLYADSRVSGRALKHEQFVAFQRFTQLTGRCLEAMSKKA comes from the coding sequence TTGCAGTCATGGATCGATCGCTTCAACCAAGCCGAATTACCCGCCCTGGCCGCGGTGGTGCAGGATCTGCATCGTTTGACCCTGGGTGACAAATCGTCTGTGCAGCAACTGGCAGACGTTCTGCTACGCGACGCGGCCTTGACCACCAAGGTGCTGCGTATCGGCAATAGTGTGTACTACAACCCCTCTCAGGAACCTATCCGCACTATTTCAAGGGCCATCGTGTTGATCGGCTTCGATAATGTGCGGCAGATCGGTCTATCGGTGAGCCTTATCGATGGCCTGTTGGCGCGCAGCTCCCGTGATCAGCTTGCCGAACTATTGGCGCGCTCGTTTCATGCCGCCGTGCAGGCGCGCAATATCGCCGGCTACGTGCTGACGAAAAATGATGAGGAAGTGTTTATCGCCGCCTTGCTGCATAACGTCGGTGAACTGGCGTTCTGGGGCTGTGCTGGCGATGCGGCGGATGATCTGGCCAGTGCTCTGGCTCAGCCGGGTGTCGATGAAGATGAGGTGGTGATGCAGCTGCTGGGCACCAGTTTTCGCCAGCTGAGTTTGGCGCTGGTGAAAAGCTGGAATCTGGGCGACACCGTCAGCCTGGCGCATCAGTCAACCAGCCAGAATGACCCGGCCGTCAAGGCTGTGACCCTGGGGGCAAAGATCAGTCAGACCGCGCTGGATGGCTGGGATACTCCAGTAATGGAGGCGCTGGTAGGGCAGTTGGCCAGTTTCATCGGGGTGACCCCTAAAGAAGCCATGCAGCAGGTGCTGGCCAGCGCCGAGGAAACCGTGAAGATGGCGGCGACCTTTGGCGCCAGCCAGCTGTGCAAACTGATCCCCAATACCGACCCGGAACAGATCCGTTTACAGCAGGAACAGCGCAAGGCGCGGCTGCTGCAGCCCAATTTGCTGGTTTTGCAGCAGGCTTTGCAGGATCTCGGCCTGATGGTTTCGCGGCGCGCCGATCTCGGTCTGGTGCTCGACACCTTGTTCAAGGGCTTGCATCAGGGCGCGGGGCTGGAACGCATCATGCTGGTGGTATTGGCGGACGGGCAGAGCTGTTTCCGCACCAAGCGGGTGATTGGCGAAGGCACTGAGGGCTGGAGCCATGACTTTGTTCTGCCCGTGGCGCAGCAAGAGCAGCCGCATATTTTCAGTTATGCACTGCGTAATAAAGAAGCGCTATGGATGGGCGTGCCGGCCAGTTACAACCTTAATGAGCTGGTCACTCAACCCATTCGGCAGCGCCTGGGGCAGGGCATGTTCTTTATTGCGCCCCTGTTGGCAGGTACTCGGGAAATTGGCCTGCTGTATGCCGATAGCCGGGTGTCCGGACGGGCGTTGAAGCATGAGCAGTTTGTTGCCTTTCAGCGTTTCACCCAGTTGACCGGGCGCTGCCTGGAGGCAATGAGCAAGAAGGCTTGA